TGTAATAACCGATTTCTATTAGTGCCGACTGAGCATCATTGTTGAGTGGAATCTCTCGACGCTTCGCCCCCTTACCGGATTGCACAATTAAGATTGCTTTTTTGGGTGTGATTTTGATATCAGACCAGTGAAGGTCGCAAAGCTCAGAAACTCGTAGTCCGGTATTCAACAGTAATCTGACAATTACCAAGTCGCGCTCTTGACCACCCTGCTCTACCCTGGTGAGTAATGCGTGTTGTTCTGTGCAATTAAGCCAGCGAATTCCGCGTCGATTTTCTTTAACGACTTTGGGGATTTTAGGAACGGATGGAATCATCCCCGCGGACATCGCCCAGTTCAAAAACACCTTAATGGTAGTTAGCTTGCGGTTGATACTTTGGGGTTTAAGCGAATGACTTAAATAGCGCTTATACTCTAGCAAATCAACCGCCGCCACTAAGTCTGGGAAAAATTCCAATTTTTGCTGGAATTCAAACCATCGGATAAAAGCATCAAGGTCGCACAGATAGTTGCGAATGGTTAGCGGACTGCGCTCATTTTCTTCAAGAGAGCGACGGAATCCATTTTTACATCGCGTCGAATTATACGCAGAGTTCTTTTTTCGATATTTGCGGAGGTCGGTGACTGACATGAGGCATCTGGCAACCAAGTGTGCGTAATTCACAAATTATATGCACAGAATGGGTCGGCGATAAGGAAGCCGTCGCTCAAAAACAGCAGAGGCTTTTCAATGACTGGGCACCAATGGGGACAAGCTGGAGTGCAATAAAAAACTACCTCCTTGAAAGATGGGGCAGTAGGATGTATCCAGCCTAGATACTGCATTCAAGATTCAGGATTCAGGTTCTATTTGAATTTATCTCAAAGGATAGGTTGTGGATAAAAATCAAGAGCAAAATAATGTCCCAAAAGGGGGCACATTTCGGTTCAATTCTTAGCGGGTAGAATTCCGGATCACGGACTAAGACCAAATTCTGGCTTTGTCACACCGCAGGTTCTTATCTGGCAATGAAGGGATACGACATGAGAAAGATTCAAGATTATTTGGGGCATTAATAAACAGAGGCAGTCACGCTTGCTTAAGGTGTGAGGAAGATTTGGAATATTAATTGTCGCCATTGTTTTCCTTGGCTGCCCAAATTATTAAGCCTCTCTCGCCCAACTCCTCCAGGCTGCTAGAATTCGTGAAGCAGCTTGATACAGAAAAACTCTACAGTCATCATGGTGCAGACGGCACCACAACTACATCGCCTTCCTGCAACCTTATATCTTGGCTCAAATCTCCTTGTGACAAAAACTTCATGAGATCCACGTTGATGATGGTTGGTTCTAAACGGTTACTGGTTTGCCGACGAACTTGAACCTTACGAACATAAGCATATTCAGTGATACCCCCAGCCATTTGAATCGCTCGCGTGACAGTAGGCAACTGCTCTTGCATTATGGAACTCCCATCTATTTCTACTACTTCAGGGAGAAAATAAGCGCCAGGGCGCTGCACTTCACCAATGACTCCAATATGGATGCTTTGCACTATTCTTGGTTGAGCGTTCGGTTGAGCCTTAACCAATTCGCGTGTCTGTGAAGTAGTAGCATCGACAATGGGGTTAGCTGACGCTGGGATAACCAGCATAGCCATTGATAAAGCGGCACCTGAGAGTCCTATCAAAGTTTTGTATTGCATGAGAGCTACTGCAAAAAGTCTGAGACTTTATTTTCCCCTTTGAGGACGATAATTATTCGCTCGAGTTCCCAAAAACGCACGCCACGCAAATACTCCCATAGAGTTGAGGTTGCCAGCATCAACAAACAAAGGCAGTCCCGCTTACTTAAGATGTGGGTAATTTATTTATTGCTCGTCGCACTCAACCTTACCGAAATTTCAAGCACAGCACCCAGTGTTTAAACATTTTATATTTTTCAGCTTTACAGATATATGCCGCCATTGTCTGAAGCTTCCAAGTCATCAACTTGGGATGAATCAAGAAAATCCGTTTCTACATCGTCATATATAAAAATACCGATGTATCAGCAAGCGGCGCAATCTAGATAGACTTCTTTAGCCTCGAAATCTAGTGCCGTATTCTTGCTTTAGCGCATCCATACCCGAAGAGCTATACACACCCGACAATTTGGCTTTTTGAGAATGGTGCGAGATAGGAGTACAAACGGGTTGCACTACCCACCCTACGTTTAATTATGTTGAGCTACTTAGCTTTTTCTTCACTAAGAAGCCTAGACCTAGAACACTCAGCCCCAAGGTTGTACTTCCCTCCGGAACAGACTTAGGAGGTTGTTCCCCGTCTAGTAATGTATACCTTACCTTTCCCAGGGGCGATGGACCCTGAGGGGGGGAACTAAAATATATAGTCTTCCCTTGGATCATAAAAGTTCGATAACGACTGTACGTCAATCCTAAAATTTCTCCTCCCAAGAAAGACACAGTTTCTACCCTATCTTGCCCATTGCAACAATCAGGCCCTGTCAGCTGAGGTATCCCATTTAATATAAAAGAAAGGTCACTAACTGGAACTGTTTCAAGTTCTATTCCGGTGAGGGATGAATTTTCGTAGTTAAAAAAACCAAACCCGCTCTCGAAAAACTCATTGTTAGGGCCTTCAACGTCATACACATCAAAACGATATTTGATTGTAGCTGCTTGGCTTGGTTTGGTTAAAATTGTAGCCAAGCTTAGGACTACACCAGCAGTTGCAATAGCTAATTTGCTCAGGATTATGTTTGACATTCTTGTTCCTTTTAAAACTTCCTAAGCCTGGATTAGGCTTTTTACTCTCTGTGGTTTGTCTCACTCGACATTGTAATCCCTTAAGACAGCAACATTGCGTATTTGTACTGAACCTTCATCATAAAAATATAAAAGCCAACAAGTAAATTGATATAAATACCAGGGTAAATACACAAATTCCAATCTGTTGAGCGCAAAATTATACTGAGGTCAGTCAAGGAATTAATTATTAGAATAACTAGGAAATAGGTAAGAGGAAGAATAGAGAGGCAAGCTTAGAATAGGTAGTTCAAAGAACTTAATCTTACTTAATAGACGTAATATGAAATTTTAGTAAACTCATATCTCGCACTAATAAATTTTGATACCAATTTCCGGTTCTTAGAGTCGGGGTTGCATTGGAAGATGTTAGTCAACAACACGCATACAACCAACTGAGGGAGGAGAGTCTGGAAAGCTTGCTTGATTTTATTTGTCACCAATCCGGGCAGTATAGTGGGCTGGATAGAGAGACAAGCGAGTGTGCGCCAACAGATAAGCCATTAACGATAAAATTAGCCAGCGATACATCCCTAATTTGGCTGGTTGAGCTTTCACCGTGTAGCCCAAAGCAATGCTTAAAAGTTTTAAACCAGTCTTTACGAGATGCTAGTGAATCTACATAAATCTCGCATTAAAGAGATTGAGGGAAAACAAAAAAGGACAAATAAATCCGTCAATTTCTCTAAAGCTGGTGTTTGAATTAATGCCTGAACCAAAGATGCGGTATTTGTTTTCAGAGTTTAGAGCTAGTGAGTTTGATGAACTGTACCAAGAGATATCTCAAGTTTTTGAGATATCAAAAGAGCAATTAAACGCTTTATACCTAATAATGCGTGAAGAGTTAGAGAAAGAAGGGTATCCAGAACACACACTCAGTCGGAATATTTTTCTTCCTAGCGATGAGAGATTCCAAAAACGTTATGATGATGCCTTAGTCATCGGAGTTGATATCCCTAGTATTCTTGAGCTTGACAATGGTGTAAAAGAAAAAAAAACGGTAGCGATTCTTGGACAAGATCCATTAAGGAGAAGTGAGGCAAGAGTAGAAGAAATTAGTATAGGTACACCCTACGCTCTCCATTTAAAGAACTGCCGTGAAAAACTACGAAACACCCGACTATACTTTGACTTAATCAAGGTGCTACTAGAGTCGGGATATCGGGTTTACTTGACAGACGTATTCAAAGTTTGGGTCAGCTCTTCTAACGGTCAATCCGGTATCCCCTTGAGCCAAAAAGACTGCAATCGTTTCATTAATCTATTAAAAGAGGAACTAGAAATATTTGAACCACTTGCTGTCATCACCTGGGGACAAATTGCTAGTAAGACTGTTAGTGGTATAGATTTAAAGATTAAACATTTAGAATTTCCTCATCCAAGTGGTGCCGCCAATGGAACTTGGAGGAAAATTATGGGCAAATCACCTACACGAGAAAATCGAATTAACTATTGGAAGCAAACAATCTTTGATTACTTAGGCTCGCTGACATCTAAGAAAGGGTGAGGTTCAGAGGTGGGGTCGGAATACTGGACTTCTTAGCGGCAGAATTTTTTATACATCCTTGACGTA
This DNA window, taken from Funiculus sociatus GB2-C1, encodes the following:
- a CDS encoding tyrosine-type recombinase/integrase; the protein is MSVTDLRKYRKKNSAYNSTRCKNGFRRSLEENERSPLTIRNYLCDLDAFIRWFEFQQKLEFFPDLVAAVDLLEYKRYLSHSLKPQSINRKLTTIKVFLNWAMSAGMIPSVPKIPKVVKENRRGIRWLNCTEQHALLTRVEQGGQERDLVIVRLLLNTGLRVSELCDLHWSDIKITPKKAILIVQSGKGAKRREIPLNNDAQSALIEIGYYKNRGTVIPIFVGQRGQLTPRGIQSLIEKYKGDLEDLSPHSLRHTFCKNLIDAGVGLEMVAALAGHESLETTKRYCEPSPEDLALAVALISKEE
- a CDS encoding polysaccharide biosynthesis/export family protein gives rise to the protein MQYKTLIGLSGAALSMAMLVIPASANPIVDATTSQTRELVKAQPNAQPRIVQSIHIGVIGEVQRPGAYFLPEVVEIDGSSIMQEQLPTVTRAIQMAGGITEYAYVRKVQVRRQTSNRLEPTIINVDLMKFLSQGDLSQDIRLQEGDVVVVPSAP
- a CDS encoding uracil-DNA glycosylase family protein, giving the protein MRENKKGQINPSISLKLVFELMPEPKMRYLFSEFRASEFDELYQEISQVFEISKEQLNALYLIMREELEKEGYPEHTLSRNIFLPSDERFQKRYDDALVIGVDIPSILELDNGVKEKKTVAILGQDPLRRSEARVEEISIGTPYALHLKNCREKLRNTRLYFDLIKVLLESGYRVYLTDVFKVWVSSSNGQSGIPLSQKDCNRFINLLKEELEIFEPLAVITWGQIASKTVSGIDLKIKHLEFPHPSGAANGTWRKIMGKSPTRENRINYWKQTIFDYLGSLTSKKG